One Candidatus Binatia bacterium genomic region harbors:
- a CDS encoding DsbA family protein, translating to MRPKLTLTEYTDPLSGWAWGTEPKLRLLQWRYGHLLRWRQVMAGIIGEGTANRPYPEGASLAWANVSRHTRMPFAENQRWCETSSVLACRAVKAAGLQGGKIAARVLRCLREAAFLDGRPLMEVNEICSVLAAVPGLDPRNFREDLQSEVSAALFREDWAEVRRPSAFVRTLVEIGEGNGIALPCEAGQRYSVPTVIVAGNGREVTVAGWKPFEDYEEALGDIFGQSLNPRPDPTPSEALTYFGTLTAAELEMLCGVEARLPESTARVWGEESVFFAPGHLGMEAARDQGASR from the coding sequence ATGCGCCCCAAGCTCACCCTCACCGAGTATACGGACCCGCTGAGTGGCTGGGCGTGGGGTACTGAACCCAAGCTTCGATTGTTGCAGTGGCGATATGGACATCTTTTGCGCTGGCGCCAAGTGATGGCCGGGATTATTGGCGAGGGAACTGCCAACAGGCCTTATCCGGAGGGCGCTTCCCTCGCATGGGCGAATGTTTCGCGGCATACCCGGATGCCCTTCGCCGAGAATCAGCGTTGGTGCGAGACCTCCAGCGTTCTCGCCTGCCGCGCCGTCAAGGCGGCGGGGCTGCAAGGGGGCAAGATTGCGGCCCGGGTGCTTCGCTGTCTTCGTGAGGCAGCTTTTCTCGATGGACGGCCCTTGATGGAGGTCAATGAGATTTGTTCCGTTCTCGCGGCGGTGCCGGGTCTTGATCCGAGAAACTTCCGCGAAGATTTGCAAAGTGAGGTATCGGCCGCTCTTTTTCGCGAAGACTGGGCGGAGGTTCGTCGACCGAGTGCCTTTGTCCGTACTTTGGTGGAGATCGGTGAAGGGAACGGCATCGCGCTTCCCTGCGAGGCGGGGCAGCGCTACTCGGTGCCGACGGTAATTGTCGCTGGGAACGGCAGGGAAGTAACGGTCGCAGGTTGGAAGCCCTTCGAGGACTACGAGGAGGCTCTGGGTGATATCTTCGGGCAGTCTCTGAACCCTCGCCCGGACCCGACACCATCGGAGGCACTGACCTATTTCGGAACCCTGACGGCTGCCGAACTCGAAATGCTCTGCGGTGTGGAGGCCCGTTTGCCGGAGAGTACCGCGCGCGTCTGGGGTGAGGAATCTGTCTTCTTTGCACCCGGGCATCTGGGTATGGAAGCCGCGCGTGATCAGGGAGCGTCGCGATGA
- a CDS encoding YceK/YidQ family lipoprotein, with translation MKSWLCGLVGVGLILLQVTGCATIISKAEMDQFGQPFSGVKLDAGVALCLGEAAISSETQPPYLGNIIYFFTAWGPVGDMPLSLVLDTLLYPVDRIVGPRSRELTVLSTPAVLPVCGTGKPLSVP, from the coding sequence ATGAAGTCATGGCTGTGCGGATTGGTTGGCGTTGGACTGATCCTCCTGCAGGTAACGGGTTGCGCCACCATCATTTCGAAAGCCGAGATGGACCAGTTCGGACAACCGTTCTCCGGCGTAAAGCTCGATGCAGGTGTCGCCCTCTGCCTCGGGGAAGCGGCCATTTCATCGGAGACGCAACCTCCCTATCTTGGAAATATCATCTACTTCTTTACGGCTTGGGGGCCCGTTGGGGATATGCCACTTTCTCTGGTCCTGGACACCCTCTTGTATCCGGTCGATCGGATCGTGGGGCCTCGGTCTCGGGAACTGACCGTCTTGTCGACGCCGGCGGTCTTGCCGGTTTGCGGAACGGGTAAGCCGCTCTCGGTTCCCTAG
- a CDS encoding WS/DGAT domain-containing protein → MMHRLRRAEAIGWRLDRNPRFRRNLLLVFHLDRMPDLRHLQASLRRASATWEPLRSVLHTYPCDILPPRWVADGARTPRQGLASLPSSSNAEPQLRLQEFAPLLLQAFDPEQPLWNLWGIEDVGGGEAAVLLKVHPLVAGNLDWLSLLLEPGRQPEPSLPPNVRQLQQEHWLTDLSAAAMDEAGRHATRIRRRISKAPDYARAPRQSLQDFFENTRATAALFGKGKRLPDTRPSQAPFLASIRLPWDDVAECARVTRSTIREVIMAALARAISDFQRGTVTCSLEDPEFPWIAKQVSLATTAGDPRRRIRELQHRTRPAAAEAERTFLPDTAEFLDRLPQPLLEAAADECFASGDFRCELQPGLPTTAFLAGARVASLRSFQTTRGHRIAVSLIRSLEDLSIGLTLDSRAFPQPETLVNKIRAELENLMRLAG, encoded by the coding sequence ATGATGCACCGACTTCGGCGAGCAGAAGCGATCGGGTGGCGCCTCGATCGCAACCCACGATTCAGGCGAAACCTTCTGCTCGTCTTTCATCTGGACCGCATGCCGGACCTGCGCCACCTGCAGGCATCTCTGCGGCGAGCGAGCGCAACCTGGGAGCCGCTGCGGTCGGTTCTTCACACCTATCCCTGCGATATCCTTCCGCCCAGGTGGGTCGCCGATGGCGCGAGAACACCCCGACAAGGGCTGGCCTCCCTACCCTCTTCCTCAAATGCGGAACCGCAATTGCGCTTGCAGGAATTCGCACCCTTGCTCCTGCAGGCCTTTGATCCCGAACAACCACTCTGGAATTTGTGGGGAATCGAAGATGTGGGGGGAGGTGAAGCGGCCGTTCTGCTCAAGGTTCATCCCCTTGTCGCCGGCAATCTCGACTGGCTGAGTCTTTTGCTGGAACCCGGTCGACAACCTGAACCGTCGCTCCCGCCAAACGTGCGCCAACTCCAGCAGGAGCATTGGCTTACCGACCTCTCCGCGGCCGCAATGGACGAGGCAGGTCGACACGCCACACGGATTCGCCGGCGAATCTCCAAGGCTCCAGATTATGCGCGCGCGCCACGGCAATCCTTGCAGGATTTTTTCGAAAACACGCGGGCGACTGCTGCTCTGTTCGGCAAGGGGAAGCGACTCCCGGATACCAGACCGTCGCAAGCACCCTTTCTTGCATCCATTCGACTGCCCTGGGACGACGTCGCAGAATGTGCTCGCGTCACACGGAGCACAATCCGTGAGGTCATCATGGCCGCTCTGGCCCGTGCCATCAGTGACTTTCAGAGGGGAACTGTGACCTGCAGCCTCGAGGATCCCGAATTCCCATGGATCGCGAAGCAAGTCTCGCTGGCAACGACGGCCGGAGATCCACGAAGGCGTATTCGCGAACTCCAACATCGAACGCGACCCGCCGCCGCGGAAGCCGAACGGACCTTCCTCCCGGACACCGCCGAGTTCCTCGATCGACTGCCCCAACCCCTGCTCGAGGCCGCCGCGGATGAATGTTTCGCCTCCGGCGATTTCCGCTGCGAACTGCAACCCGGATTGCCCACAACCGCCTTCCTTGCAGGTGCGCGCGTTGCATCGCTCCGCAGTTTCCAGACCACCCGGGGCCATCGCATCGCCGTCTCTCTGATTCGCTCACTTGAGGATTTGTCCATAGGCCTCACCCTCGACAGCCGTGCCTTCCCCCAGCCCGAAACACTTGTGAACAAGATCCGTGCGGAGCTTGAAAATCTGATGCGGCTCGCCGGCTAG
- a CDS encoding class I adenylate-forming enzyme family protein encodes MPTEAEIHEQIFGKGAPFEIHTESVLGTPMPVFRNRLPSLRAMLDASAAHGDQPYLVFDTRRITYARHHELVAAIARSLQEDFGVRKGDRVAILAANRPEWILTFWAVVGLGAIAVGLNGWWTSDEILYGLEDAEPKVLVADAKRLERLAGHEHGVPVIEMETGFAALEAAAGDTTFPEVEIHEDDPAFILYTSGTTGRPKGAVTSHRSVIGFIAINQSAGFRNFLLNPPAPDAPANCMYVTNPLFHVSGLQAAAIMGLSAGLKTVWNSGRFDPERTMAQIQAESCTSWGAMNTVLHRIITSPAFADYDLSSLKQVGGGGAPTAPEMQRKIREAFPALREGNLGHGYGSTESGALATVIGGTEWQEHPTSVGAPQPTVAIEIRNDDGQSLPEGEEGEVFVRSPLNMLGYWRRPEETEETLLAGRWLRMGDWGHLKDGRLYLASRRRDLILRASENVYPGEIENRLVEHPAVIEAAVVGVPHEELGQEVKAFVVIDEGISIAEKDLADFVAAKLAYFKVPAHWEIGTSLLPRNPTGKVLKNVLTGEAANRFVEE; translated from the coding sequence ATGCCGACCGAAGCTGAAATTCACGAGCAAATTTTCGGGAAGGGTGCTCCCTTCGAGATTCACACCGAGTCCGTGCTCGGAACACCCATGCCGGTGTTCCGAAACCGCCTGCCCTCACTGCGTGCCATGCTGGATGCTTCGGCCGCCCACGGGGACCAGCCCTATCTGGTGTTCGATACCCGGCGCATCACATACGCCCGCCACCACGAACTGGTTGCCGCAATCGCACGCTCCCTGCAGGAGGATTTCGGAGTCCGAAAGGGCGATCGCGTAGCGATTCTCGCCGCAAATCGACCTGAATGGATTCTCACATTCTGGGCGGTGGTGGGGCTGGGTGCCATCGCTGTCGGCCTGAATGGCTGGTGGACCAGTGACGAGATTCTCTACGGCCTGGAGGATGCCGAACCAAAAGTTCTCGTCGCGGATGCCAAGAGGCTCGAGCGCCTGGCCGGGCATGAGCACGGCGTTCCGGTAATCGAGATGGAAACAGGATTCGCAGCACTCGAGGCTGCCGCGGGCGACACGACATTCCCCGAAGTCGAGATCCATGAAGATGATCCCGCCTTCATTCTCTATACCAGCGGCACAACCGGGCGTCCCAAGGGAGCCGTTACAAGCCATCGCAGCGTCATCGGCTTCATCGCCATCAACCAATCTGCGGGCTTTCGTAATTTCCTCCTGAACCCGCCCGCACCCGACGCACCCGCCAATTGCATGTACGTCACCAATCCACTCTTTCACGTATCGGGACTTCAGGCGGCCGCCATCATGGGCCTCTCCGCGGGGCTGAAGACAGTCTGGAACTCCGGACGATTTGATCCGGAACGGACCATGGCGCAAATCCAGGCCGAGAGCTGCACGAGCTGGGGTGCCATGAATACGGTCCTGCATCGCATCATCACAAGCCCGGCATTCGCAGATTACGACTTGAGCTCGCTCAAGCAGGTCGGGGGCGGCGGCGCACCCACGGCGCCCGAGATGCAACGCAAAATTCGAGAAGCCTTTCCTGCCCTCCGCGAAGGAAACCTCGGCCACGGTTATGGCAGCACCGAATCCGGCGCACTCGCGACTGTGATCGGTGGCACCGAATGGCAAGAGCACCCGACTTCCGTGGGAGCACCGCAACCCACTGTCGCCATCGAGATCCGCAACGACGACGGCCAGTCCTTGCCCGAGGGCGAAGAAGGCGAGGTCTTCGTGCGCAGCCCGCTGAATATGTTGGGCTATTGGCGACGACCCGAGGAAACTGAGGAAACGCTTCTGGCGGGTCGATGGTTACGCATGGGCGACTGGGGCCACCTCAAAGATGGGCGGCTTTATCTTGCTTCTCGCCGGCGGGATTTGATCCTGCGCGCCTCGGAAAATGTCTATCCCGGCGAAATCGAAAACCGACTCGTCGAGCACCCTGCGGTGATCGAAGCTGCGGTGGTCGGTGTGCCTCATGAGGAACTCGGTCAGGAAGTGAAGGCCTTTGTCGTGATTGACGAGGGAATCTCCATCGCCGAGAAGGATCTCGCAGATTTCGTGGCGGCCAAGCTGGCCTACTTCAAGGTTCCCGCACATTGGGAAATCGGGACCAGCCTCTTGCCGCGAAACCCAACGGGCAAAGTCCTCAAGAACGTTCTCACAGGAGAAGCTGCCAACCGTTTTGTCGAGGAATGA
- a CDS encoding SDR family oxidoreductase, with amino-acid sequence MGLLKGKVAIVSGIGPGLGRATALKLAEAGANVVLAARTEARLAEVADEVRALGVQALAVPTDLAEPQDCEALVEKSIAEFGRVDVLVNNAFMMPPFRRLDEYNVAKIQQSFEVNLFAPLRLSQAVIPHMRAAGEGSIVMIGSVILRKQTVNYGPYKVAKHALLGLTRSLAAENGPDGIRVNMVAPGYIGAAVVGLVAQMDAAARGIPEAQARQSILDTLMLRRAAEPEEIADAILFFASGMSRSITAQCLDVTAGEFAH; translated from the coding sequence ATGGGTCTTCTGAAAGGAAAAGTGGCGATCGTCTCGGGAATCGGTCCCGGATTGGGTCGCGCAACAGCGCTGAAACTGGCGGAAGCCGGCGCGAATGTGGTTCTCGCGGCACGCACCGAGGCGCGGTTGGCCGAGGTCGCTGACGAGGTGCGCGCCCTCGGTGTTCAGGCTCTGGCGGTTCCGACAGACCTTGCCGAGCCACAGGATTGCGAGGCGTTGGTCGAGAAGTCGATTGCGGAATTCGGTCGGGTGGACGTTCTGGTCAATAATGCGTTCATGATGCCGCCTTTTCGGCGTCTCGACGAATATAACGTGGCAAAGATCCAGCAGAGCTTCGAGGTGAATCTCTTCGCACCTCTGAGGCTCTCTCAGGCAGTGATTCCTCATATGCGTGCCGCCGGTGAAGGGTCGATCGTGATGATCGGGTCGGTGATTCTGCGCAAGCAAACTGTGAACTACGGCCCCTATAAAGTGGCCAAGCACGCCCTGCTGGGACTGACCCGGAGTCTGGCTGCAGAGAATGGCCCCGACGGGATCCGCGTCAATATGGTGGCTCCCGGCTATATCGGGGCCGCCGTGGTCGGGTTGGTCGCGCAGATGGATGCAGCGGCCCGCGGGATTCCGGAAGCTCAGGCTCGGCAATCCATCCTCGACACGCTGATGTTGCGTCGCGCGGCTGAGCCCGAGGAGATCGCTGACGCGATCCTGTTTTTTGCCAGCGGGATGTCACGTTCGATTACGGCACAATGTCTGGATGTGACAGCGGGAGAGTTTGCCCATTGA
- a CDS encoding sulfotransferase: MSKRPPRRSHGETSGPSAFRAPQILPHGTGLVAGEPILREIAVALAGASDFGDEEYEAGLGTLLASLDQDADLSEVGRQVQAGMILTALAGRLLSEKAMQEHPRFRDVDLGAPIIIIGLPRTGTTALQSMLCADPAHQGLELFLGQSPEPRPERARWHEVAGYRRCLAMLEQMPPEMRAIHPMQADQPDECWHLLRQSFASVTFQCAAGVQSYSDWWASHDMRPAYQRWANNLRMIGLNDPGRAWVLKDPSHLFACDALLEAVPEARIIMTHRDPACSIPSVASLNAYPRGMNDRVPNETRLGAEQLDLWARGIERMMAVRDTRPEQFQDVYFEELRTNPLGVAQNILAGAGRSLSDEGAAAMTEWSRRNQPHPHRYETQRFGLRADAIRDRFARYIEVFDVPREG; encoded by the coding sequence TTGAGCAAGCGCCCGCCGCGCCGATCGCATGGCGAGACATCCGGCCCGAGTGCGTTTCGAGCTCCCCAGATTTTGCCCCATGGTACGGGCCTGGTCGCCGGGGAGCCGATTCTGCGCGAGATCGCAGTCGCTCTGGCCGGAGCCAGCGATTTCGGGGACGAGGAGTACGAGGCAGGTCTCGGAACTCTGCTGGCCAGCCTGGATCAGGACGCGGACTTGTCCGAGGTGGGTCGGCAGGTGCAGGCCGGTATGATTCTGACTGCACTTGCGGGCCGTCTGCTCTCGGAGAAGGCGATGCAAGAGCACCCGCGATTCCGTGATGTTGATCTGGGTGCGCCAATCATCATCATCGGACTACCGCGCACCGGGACTACCGCCCTGCAGTCGATGCTTTGCGCGGACCCGGCGCATCAGGGACTCGAACTCTTCCTCGGACAGAGCCCGGAGCCTCGTCCGGAACGTGCACGATGGCACGAGGTCGCGGGCTACCGGCGCTGCCTCGCCATGCTCGAACAGATGCCCCCCGAAATGCGGGCAATTCATCCGATGCAAGCCGATCAACCGGATGAGTGCTGGCATCTTCTCCGCCAGAGCTTTGCCAGTGTGACTTTCCAATGCGCTGCCGGCGTCCAATCTTATTCGGATTGGTGGGCCAGTCACGATATGCGACCCGCCTATCAGCGCTGGGCAAATAATCTACGCATGATTGGGTTGAACGATCCGGGTCGAGCATGGGTTCTGAAAGATCCCAGTCATCTTTTCGCCTGCGATGCGTTGCTCGAAGCTGTACCCGAAGCACGAATTATCATGACCCATCGGGACCCTGCATGCTCGATTCCCTCTGTCGCCAGTCTGAACGCCTACCCGCGGGGGATGAACGATCGAGTGCCGAACGAAACCAGGTTGGGCGCTGAGCAATTGGATCTATGGGCGCGGGGAATCGAGAGGATGATGGCGGTTCGGGACACCCGTCCCGAGCAATTTCAGGATGTCTACTTCGAAGAACTCCGGACGAACCCTCTGGGTGTTGCCCAAAATATTCTTGCCGGAGCCGGAAGGAGCCTTTCGGATGAAGGTGCTGCGGCAATGACGGAGTGGTCCAGGCGGAACCAGCCTCATCCACATCGCTACGAGACCCAGCGGTTCGGTTTGCGCGCTGACGCGATTCGCGATCGATTTGCGCGCTATATCGAGGTTTTCGATGTGCCCCGGGAGGGCTAG
- a CDS encoding rhodanese-like domain-containing protein, which produces MKSKAAWRNTVWRRVWALPLLLLTACEAPLESVAWAVRTVFPQVTQHSVSWLVDQRQAHGDEILLLDVRTPEEFGISHIEGARRAATLEEARALLGGRPKDQLIVVYCSVGYRSSQLAALLLEGGYTQVVNLEGSIFAWANAGEPVVRDGREVRAVHPYGPIWERFLAPKYREYPADRLEKNR; this is translated from the coding sequence ATGAAGAGCAAGGCCGCATGGCGAAATACGGTTTGGCGCCGGGTCTGGGCCCTGCCGTTGTTGCTTCTGACCGCCTGCGAGGCACCGCTCGAGTCGGTGGCCTGGGCTGTCCGGACGGTCTTTCCTCAGGTGACACAGCATTCGGTATCGTGGCTGGTCGACCAGCGGCAGGCCCACGGAGACGAGATTCTCCTGCTGGATGTCAGGACTCCGGAGGAGTTTGGCATCAGCCATATCGAAGGTGCCCGCCGCGCGGCGACTCTGGAGGAGGCTCGGGCGCTTCTCGGTGGTCGTCCCAAGGATCAGTTGATCGTTGTCTATTGCTCGGTAGGCTACCGCAGCTCTCAGCTCGCCGCCCTCCTGCTCGAGGGAGGTTATACGCAAGTCGTCAATCTGGAGGGTTCGATCTTTGCGTGGGCGAATGCGGGAGAGCCTGTTGTGCGCGACGGTAGAGAGGTTCGCGCCGTTCATCCCTACGGTCCGATCTGGGAGAGATTTCTGGCGCCGAAGTATCGTGAGTATCCCGCGGACAGACTGGAGAAAAACCGTTAA